CGCTGGCCCCGCCAGAAACCCCACCAGCGGCAGCTGGATTGCCAGCCGCGCCACCGGATCCCCTTCCCGCGCTGCGATCTCCTGCCATGGCAGGATCCCCAGCGATACTGTCGGGAAGGACATCGCAAACAGCAGCACAATGACGATGAGGGCCAGGGAGGTGCGGGGGATCACCGTCGCCGGCCGGATGGTCTCCTGCGCTGCCTGGGATACCGATTCCAGCCCCACATAGGAGATCACCGCAATGGAGACCCCGTACAGCAGCTGATGGAGGGAAGGGAACTGAGTCTGCCACTGGTGAAGGAACAGCTCCGGCCGCCAGGCGAAGGCGAAGCCGATCAAAATGATGCTGCTCTCCATCACCAGATCTAATGCCCCCAGCACCTCGTTGAACAGCGAGGATTCCCGAATCCCCTTGATATTGAGGAGGGCCAGCAGCAGGATCAGGACCAGTGTCTCCCCCAGCCAGATGAGGTTCACCTCATGAAACGGCCCCAGGTTTGTCTGGAACTCCCGGAACTGGGGGAAGAAGAAGTTGATGTAGCCGGCGGAGGCCATCGCGAACAACGCTACATCCACCGTGTAGTCCAGCATCAGGGCGGCCCCGGCCACCAAACCCCAGAAATCTCCCAGCCCACGCAAGGTGAAGTAGTGCCCTCCACCTGCCACAGGATAGGCCGCGGCCATCTCGGTGTAGGCCAGGCCGACCATGATGTAAACGATCCCCGCGATGAGGAAAGCCAGCGGGGTGGCTCCCTGGGCCGCCGCCATCACCAGACCGAGGGCCACATACACATCGGCCCCCACGTCCGCATAGCCCCAGGTGAAAGACCCCCAGACCGTCACCTCCCGCCGCAGCCCTACATGCTCCCGATGGATCCTCTGCTCCGCGACCATGGGCGGATGCTCCTTGCGCTCTCAATGGATACCCCCGGATCCGAAGCCGGGCCGAGCGGCTTTCGACATCCAGGATGCCTCCAACGGCCCCCGATTTTAATCGGGAAAGCGGAAGGCTGTCAAAAAGCGACCGGGGGATGGGGATCCTGATCCTTCTGGAAACCTAAGACTCCATAAACCCGCTATCATTCATTAGGGGCAGGATTTTGAGGCGGTTCCTCCTTCTGTTCGGGAGGCTTCTTCGAGGGGCGCGCTCATCGGGCGTGGGCCGCAGGGCCCACCGGGTGGAGACGCCGTGGCTTCCGATATTCCACAGCGGGGTTGGGACCCCATGCTCGCGCGATTGTTCAGCGGTGCGCTGATCGGATTGAACGGGGAGCTGGTGACGGTGGAGGTGGATGTCAGCCGGGGGCAGCCCGGCTTCACGATCGTCGGGCTACCTGACGCCGCGGTCCAGGAAGCGCGGGAACGGGTGCGCTCGGCGATCCGCTACGCCGGGCTCTCCTTTCCCCTCGCCCGCATCGTGGTCAATCTGGCCCCGGCGGACCTGCGGAAAGAGGGGCCTATTTATGATCTCCCGATCGCCCTGGGTGTGCTGATCGCTTCGGAGCAGCTTCCCTTTCATGCGCTGGAGGATGCGCTGGTGGTCGGGGAGCTGGGGCTGGACGGGACCGTGCGCCATGTGCCGGGGGCGCTGGTGATGGCCGCGCTGGCCCGGGATCGGGGCGCCCGGCGCCTCTTCGTTCCTGCGGCCGATGCGCCGGAGGCCGCCCTGGTGCCCGACCTCCAGATCTATCCGGTGACCAATTTGCAGGACCTCATCGCCCATCTCCTCGGGCAGAAGCCGATCCCCCCTCAGCCCCCCACGCCGCTGGACCGCTGGGTGGACCCGCCGCCGGCGGTGGATTTCGCCGAGATCAAAGGCCAGGAGCATGCCAAGCGGGCACTGGAGATCGCCGCGGCGGGCAACCATAATCTCCTGATGGTCGGCCCCCCGGGCACCGGAAAGACGCTGCTGGCCCGCGCGCTCCCCGGCATCCTCCCCCGCCTTTCGCTGGAGGAAGCGCTGGAGGTGACCCGGATTTACAGCGTGGCGGATCTGCTCTCCCCAGAGGCTCCGCTGATCCGCCAGCGGCCGTTCCGGGCTCCCCACCACACCATCAGCCACGCCGGTCTGGTCGGCGGCGGGCGTTTCCCGCGCCCGGGAGAGGTCTCCCTGGCCCATCGGGGCGTCTTATTCCTGGACGAATTGCCGGAGTTCGACCTGCGGGCGCTGGAGGTGCTGCGCCAGCCCCTGGAGGACAAGCGCGTAGTGATCAGCCGGGCCGCCGGGACCCTGGAGTTCCCCGCCGCTTTCATGCTGGTCGCCGCGATGAACCCATGCCCGTGCGGTTATTACGGGGATCCGCTGAAACCGTGCACCTGCTCCCCCTCCATGGTCGCTCGCTACCAGAAGCGCTTGAGCGGCCCCCTGCTGGATCGCATCGACATTCAAATCGAGGTGCCCCGCGTGGAGTTCGAGAAGCTCTCCGATGACCGGCGGGGGGAGCCCTCCGCCCAGATCCGGGAGCGGGTGGAACGCGCCCGGGCGATCCAGCAGGCGCGTTTCCACGGAACCGGGATCCTCTGCAACGCGGAGATGGGGCCCGGCCATATCCGGGCCTACTGTCGGATGGAGCCTCAGGCCCAGGCGCTGCTGAAAACGGCGATGCAGCAGCTCCATCTCTCCGCCCGCGCTTACCATCGCGTCTTGAAGGTCGCCCGCACGATCGCGGACCTGGAGGGCTCGGACCTGCTGCGCGCCCATCACCTGGCGGAAGCCCTCCAGTATCGATCCCGCTGGCCCATGGGCGGGTCTTATCCGTAAGCCCAGCGCCTGGGCATCGCCACAGCGATTCTGGGGCTTCGCATTGCCGGATCCGGCGAGGGAGGAGGCTCTCCCAGCGTCCTTCCTCCCTGTGCTCCGTGCCTCCGTGTGAAAACCCTTTCCGGCAGAGGATCCCGCGGCCATCGCGCCGGGCCGGAAACCGGCGCAGTTGCGGGAAGCCCGGTGGGCGCTTTATCTTCCAGAGTCAGCAAGCGCTCGGTGTGATCGCTCCGGAGCTCATTCGGAGCAAGGAACCGGTGGCGTTGCCGGGGTATCCGGATTTCTGGGGGAAACTCCGAAAGGCCCATCGGGAGCGTCGGACCCGTCTGGGGCTGGCGCTTCCCATCCGCGTGGATCGCATGCCCGCGCCGATGCTGCGGGTGGATGATCCGGTCTTCCCCTTCGGCCGGATCATGGTGGATACGGTGGGCGATGAGGTTTGCGCCTATGCCATCCCGGTGATGTCGTTCCTGGCCGAGGGGGCCGCGGGCATGGTGGCCATGGAGCGCCTCATCCGCTATCTGCCGGACGGCCTCCCGATCTTGCTGGATCTGCGGTGGCGGGATCCCGGATCCGCGGAACGCTGCGCACGGGCCGCTTTCGAGGTGTGGGGCGCGGACGGGGTGACGGTGGCGCCGGAGTTCCCGGCGGAGGCTGCCCACGCCTTCACCGCTTATCGAGGCGGGGCCATCTTCTGGTGGGTCGGTGAAGCGGGAGAGCTGCCCCAGGCCCGGCGCCACGCTCGGGACGCATGGGCGCGGGGGATCCCGGCCGGCCTGGCCCTCAGCGTCCTTATGGAGATCCCGGCTCATGAGCTCGAAGGCCTTCCCTGGATCGCGCTGGATGTCCCGCATCCGTCCGCGCTCTCCACGATGGCCTCCGCGCCGCCCCCGGCGGTGGTTTTCGTGGGGGAGCCGATCCTCTATGCCTCCCGGCGTATGGATTTCCAGGAAGCGGCGCGGGAGGCGGCGAAGCAGTGGCGGCAGGAAGTCGCCGCTCATTTCCCAGTGGATGAACCCTCCAGCCGTGTCTGCGGGTAGATCAGGAATCATTCGGAGGAGCCCGAGATGCCTCCATCCCCCTCCTCGGAATCCATCTCTGCGATCAAGCGGGCGTTGCGGGCCCGGTGGTTGGCGGAGCGGATGGCCCTTCCCCCGGAGGTGGTCGCCGCGGTCAGCGAGGCGATCCGGCGCTATATCGAAGCATGGCCCCCTTTCCACACGGCCCGCACGGTGCTCGCCTATATGGCGTTTCGGAACGAAATCGATCTGACGCCTCTCCTGGAGTCCCACCCGGAGAAGCGCTGGGCGTTGCCCCGCATCGCTGCCCCCGGGGAACTGGCCCTTCATCTTTATCATCCCGGCGCGCTCCAACGGCACCCCTATGGCATGCTGGAGCCTGCGCCGGAGTGCCCGATGGTGGATCCGGAGGAGATCGAGGTGGCTTTCATCCCCGGCGTGGCTTTCGACCGCCATGGGTTCCGGCTGGGTTATGGGGGAGGGTATTTCGATCGCCTGCTGCCCCACCTGAAAGGGCGGACGGTGGGGGTCACCTACGCCCGTTTCCTGATCGATGCCCTCCCTCACACCCCGGAGGATGGGCGGGTGCAATGGATCCTCACAGAAGCCGGCTGGCTCCAGGCCCAGGCCCCTGAGTAAACTGAAGGAGCATCCCGCATGTCGCTCCCTGAAACCCTCCTGGGCATCGGGATCGGCATGGGGTTGAGCGGGCTGAGCGCCCTGATCCCCGGGCTCCATCCTTACAACCTGGTCGCCGCTATGATCTTCGGTCTCCCGCGGAACGGATGGCCTTTCCCCGAAGACCTCGGATGGGGGCTGGGGATCGGCGTCGCCGTGGGATACGCCTTCTTCCACCTGGCCCCGGCCGTGTTCTATCAGACTCCCGATGAAGGGGCGGCCGGATTGCTCCTGCCAGCCCAGAAGGCGCTCCGGGAAGGCTGGGGGCTGGAAGCCGTCTGGTGGTCTGGATGGGGCGCGTGGGGCGCCTTGCTTCTGATGTGCCTTTCCGCTCCCCTCTGGCCGCGCGGATGGGCCGTGTTGCGGGCGGTGTTGACGCCGCATATGGGCTGGCTCCTGCTGGCCATTACCGCCTTTATGCTGCTCTCCGAATGGCCCTGGGGCTATGAGCGATTGCCCACGCCCGGCCAGCGCCTGCGAGCGGTCTGGCTGCGCCTCGGGTCGGGCCTGCTCACGTTCCTCCTCTCGGGATTGCTGGGCGTTCTCCTCCTCTCCCGGAATCCGCTCACCGGTCCCTTGGCCCACCAGCCCCTCGTCCCCGCCTTCCTAGGCCTGTTCGCCATCCCCGGGCTTGTGCAGGGGCTGATCGGATCCCGGCCTCCCCAGGCAGCGGCTGGGGAGAAGCCCCTGTTGCCGGGAGTCTGGATCCGCGGGCTGGGCGCCGGGTTGCTGGGCGGGGCGTTTGCGGTCATCTTCCCGGGCGTGACCGCCGGGATCGGTGGACTGCTGGCCGGCCACGCCACCGCCCAGCGGGATGAGCGGGCCTTCCTGGTCTCTCAGGGCGCCGCCCGCGCCTTTTACATCATCGGGAGCTTCTGGTTGCTCCTCCTGCCGGATGCGCCCACCCTGCGAGGCGGGCTCAGCGCGATGCTGGCTCCCTGGGTAGGGCCCGCCACTCCGGCGCGGTATGCGACCGTGGTTGGGGCTACGGGACTTGCCGGGGCGCTCGCTTTCGGGCTGCTGAGGCCTCTGGCCCGGGGGATGGAGAAGTGGTCAGCGCATCCATCCTGGCGTTGGGCTTACGCAGGAGCGTTGGGATTCATCCTGCTGAGCACAGGCGCTCTGGGGGGATTCCCGGGGGTCTGCGTCCTCGCGGCCGCTGCCGGCATCGGGTGGCTGCCGGGGCTCACCGGGAGCCGTCGCCTGAACACCCTGGGAGTGGTCCTGATCCCCCTGTTGCTCCGGAGGTTCGGGCTGGAAGGAATGATCGGACAGGCGCTGGGCCTCTATTGATGCGCCCATCCGCACAAAATGAAGGTCCTTCCAGAGGTTGAGAGCCGGGTCGACTCCCAAAGCCCACGAGAGGAAACCCGCTGTGGCCTCCCGGGATAAGGCATCAAACATCCCTTTACAGGCCCTCGGGGCCTGCTCGGGCCACTGCGGTGGTCGCAGGAAGGCCGGCGCAGAGGAACCTCAAGCGGCTTCGGAACGGATGCGGTACCGGCAGGCTGGATCGCCGTGGACGATGCATGAAACCCGTTCGGCCGGCGCTCCGAACAGCTCCTCCATCAGCGCGGCATCCAGCGCGCAGAGCTCCTCTCGCTCCCGGGCGACCTCCAGATAGGGACAGTTCCGGATCTCCACCCAGATTGGCCTGTCCCCCGATGCCTCCAGTCGGGCCAGATAGCCCTTCTCATTCAGGAAAGCGATGGCGGCAGAGAGCCGGTCCCGGCCGATCCTGCCATGAAGATGGGCTTCCTGGCTCATGCGGCAGGCGACCTGTCGGATTTTGTCCGGGGACATGGTGAGGGGGAGAAGGTGGCGGACCAGCCCTTCGTAGTTTCGGGGGAACAGGCGGTTTGCCGCCTCGGTGAGGGTGAAAACAATACGTGGACGACCGCGCCCGTTACGGAGCGTGCGAACCTCGCGGATCAGGCCATCTGCTCGAAGCGCCCGGAGGTGATGTCGGATGGTCACCGCCCGGAGATCGAGTTGGGTGGCGAGTTCGATGGCCGTGGCTTCCCCTTTCTCGCGCAAAATCTGCAGAATGCGAGTCCGCGTGTCCGACATGGGCCGCCTCCTGAGGGGCAGGAAGGCTGATGCCTGCCCGGGATCTGCGCATCGCCGACCACCCTGCCACCCTTTCCATGGAAAAGCATAACGGAAAGCGAGGCGAGAGGTCAATGGACGGGGCGTTGCGGTTTAGAGGTTCGGACAGCAGGGAAGATCGGCGGTCAGCGTCTCAGTGGCCTGGGGGGGCTGCAGTGCTCCTCCCGCTCCGGAACCCGCTCCCGGTGGATTTCGCGCGAGGGTTGCTTGAACGGTCCTCGTATCTGGGCCCCATCGTACAGCTGGCCGTCCGGCAGGAGGCCGCCAGGCCCGACATGGCTCTCATGGCCCTTCGATGAGGACTCGATGGGGATCCACGCGGTTGTTCAGGGGAGCGATCTCAACGTCTTCGTGGATCAGGCCAGCCCAGAAGTAGAGGGGGTTGCGCGGCGGCACATAGGTGATCCGGATGCAGCCGGTCACGAGGGCCGTCCGGCCCGCCGGCAGGTAATAATACGGCCGTCCATCGATGATCCGCACCTCGAGATCCTCCGGGCGGCCCACCGCCCAGCGGAAGGGGTAGTTCCGCAGGGAGGTGTCGAAGTCGATGCCCACCCGCCAGGCCCCGGATTCCTCCGCCCAACCCTCGGGGCGGCCCGGCCGTGGCGCGTTAAAGGTCTGATCCAGATCATAACACGTCCCGGGGGGCGGCCCGCTGGTCCGGATCGGGACCGAGCCGTAGTTGTGCACGGTCAACGTGAAATAGAGAAAGCCGCCCAGGTTAACGGGGATGTAGTCGCCGGTTCCGGAGGAGATGTCGGAACGGAATTCCACTCGTCCGTTGAGGATCTCCGCCCGCGGCACGCCGCCCTCACGGATGGTCAGGGTCCCGGTCGCCACATCCCGGAGTCCCAGGGCGTCCTCGGCCACCGCGTAGACCGTGTAGGTCCCGTCAGGCGGCGGCTCCTGGCCCCGATCGACGCCGGCGTCGTAATCGAACACATGGCATCCGGCTTCGCCGGGCTTGCGCAGCTGCACTTCCTTGCGGGGAACCGGATAGCGGACGCCATCGGTGCCTTCCAGGTAGACGGTCAGCTGCGCCGGCCGGTTGACGCAGACGTTGATCGTGGCCCGGTCGCTCAAACCGTCCCGGTTGGGCGTGATCTCGGGGGGCGAGACGCTGAACCCGGTGATCTGGAGGGGCTGAGGGTTTGATCCGCGGATGGTGAGGGTGCCGGTGATGCGGGCCGTTTCCGCCGCATCCCGCGCTTCCACCACCCAGGTGTAGCGGCCATCGGGGAGCAGCTGGTTCTCCACCACGCCGTTGAACAGCACCTCATACTCCCCCTGGGGTCGGCGTTGTTCCTTCCGGAAATAGTGGGGCGCGCCATCCGCCCCGAGGAAATAAATCGAGACGGTGGCGTTGCGGCTCAAGGCGTAGCGGATCACGACCACATCGTTATGGCCATCGGCGTCCGGCGTCAGCAGATCCGGCGTCACCGAGGCCGCGCGCAGCAGCGGCGCGGGCTGGCAGGCGATCAGGAGGGCGAGGGCCAGCCCGGCGCCTATCCAGAACCGAAATCCCGGAGCGAAGATTCGGAGCATTCGGATTCCATCCTGAGCGCTCTGCATACAGGCTTCACCCGAACGGACTATGATTCCCGTTCATGGCCCCGGAAGACCAGGCGAAGGGGGGTTCCAGTGAAGGGATACCGGGCGCGGATCCGATTCTCCAGATAGCGCTCATACGAGAAGTGAACCAGGTCCGCGTCGTTGACGAAGAACACGATCGTCGGCGGATCGGTGCGGGCCTGAGTGACGTAATAGATCTTCAGCGGCCGGCCTTTTCGAGAGGGTGGGGGCTGTTCCTCCAACGCCTCGCGGATGAGCCGGTTCAGCTCGGAGGTGCTCAGGCGCATGTGCCGCTCCTGATACACCTGGAGGGCCAGGGGGAGCAATCCCGGAACCCCATAGCCGGTTTTCGCGGACACAAAGCGGATCGGCGCGTAGTCCAGGAACTTCAGGGTCTGGCGGATGTGCTGAATGAAGTCTTCCGGCTTCACCCGGGGCCGCCCCTGCTCGTCCAGCATCAGGTCCCATTTGTTGACCACCAGGATCACGCTTCGCGCTTCATCCACCGCTATCCCGCCGATCACCGCATCCTGATGGGTGACGCCCTCCTTTGCGTCCAGAACCAGGAAGACCACATCGCTTCGCTGGATCGCGCGCAGGGCCCGCAGGACGCTGTAGCGTTCAATGCCGGGCTGGATCTGCCCCCTGCGTCGGATCCCGGCGGTGTCGATGAGGATGATCCTCTTCCCCTCCCATTCGATCGGCGTATCGATCGCATCCCGGGTGGTCCCCGGGATCGGGCTGACGATCACCCGTTCCTCGCCCAGGATGGCGTTCAGGAGCGAGGATTTCCCGACGTTCGGACGGCCGACAATGGCGATGCGGATCCCCTCTTCCTCTTCCACCTCGGCCAGGCCCGGGAGGGCGGCGACGATGGCGTCCAGGAGCTCGCCGATGCCGGTGCCGTGGAGGGCGGAGATGGGATAGACTTCGCCCAGGCCCAGCCGGTAGAACTCCACGGCGGCCCCGCGGAGCGTCTCGTTATCCGCCTTGTTCGCCGCCACCAGGACCGGCTTTCGGGTCCGCCGGAGGATTTCGGCCACCGCCTCATCGGCGGCGGTCAGACCGGCCTGGACGTCGACCACCAGCACCAGGACGTCGGCCTCCGCGATGGCGATCTCCGCCTGAGCCCGGATCTGGGGGATGAAGGCGGCGGAATCTTCCGCGAGGGGTTGGGTGGGGCGGAGGCCGGCCTCCGCCTTCGGGGGCAACACCTCCAGCCCCCCGGTGTCCACCAGGGTGAACGCGAAGCCATTCCAGATCACCTCCCCATGAAGGCGATCCCGCGTCGTCCCCGGGCGTTCGTCCACCAAGGCCAAGCGCTGACCGATCAACCGGTTGAAGAGCGAGGATTTGCCGACGTTGGGTCGCCCGACCAGGGCGACCATTGGCTTCCGGGTCGCCATGATGAAACCTGGTTCCTTTTTCTCTTACGAAAAAATTCGGGAAGCCTATCCCTGAAAAGGGATCCGGGTCGGGTCTTCGCATGCTGTGCGGGGCGCATTGCCGCAAAGCGCTGCGATGTTCAGGAGGCCCATGGCCTCAGTATAATAGCAGGAGATCGGTGGGAACGAAAAGATTCCCATCCTGGCTCGATCCAATGGGGTCGGGCTTCCCATCTTTACGGAGGCTTCGATGCGAGAGATCACGGTTGCTGCGGTTCAGATGGATGTGCAGTTGAACGCGGTTGAGGACAATGTGGCGCGGATGGCCGAGTGGATCGCCCGGGTTGCCAGCGAGCAGCGGGTCGATCTGATCGTCTTCCCCGAGCTGGTGACCACCGGCTACGAGTGTGGGGCTCGTTTCACCGAGTGGGCCCAGCGCATCCCGGGGCCTTCCACCCATCGCCTCGCCCAGCGGGCCAGAGAGTTCGGGGTCCACGTGGTGTTCGGGATGGCGGTGCGCGAGCGGGTGGAGACCATCCTGTATAACTCCGCGGTGGTGATCGGCCCCGATGGGGAAACCCTGGGCGCCTATCACAAAGTTCATCTGAAGGGGGAAGAGCGCTTGCTGTTCCGGGGTGGCTATCGGTTCCCGGTTTTCGAAACCGGGTTCGGGATGCTGGGGGTGTTGCTGGGCTGGGATCTCCTGTTCCCGGAGGCCGCCCGGGTGCTGGCGCTGAGCGGGGCGGAGCTCCTGGCGGTCCCCGCCGCCTGGGAACAGCCCCTGCGGGAGGAGTGGCGGATCCTGACGCGGGCACGGGCGCTGGAGAACACGTTCTTCCTGGTGGGCGCGAACCGGGTCGGCAAGGAGGTGACCTATGAGTTCGTGGGCGATTCGCTGATCGTTGGGCCTCGGGGTCAGATCTTCGCCTCGCTGGATGAGCCTACCGAGGGCTATGTGGTGGCCCGCATTGATTTAGAGGAAGTGCGACGACAGCGGGAGGAGCTGCAGGTCCTTCAGGCCCGCCAGCCCAACAGCTACCGTTTGCTGGCGCGGCCGTATTAAGCGGTCCACCCCCTGTAAGGCAACTGCAAGCAGTTGCCCTACGTGGATCGGCCCTCCCCTCCACCCGGGATGCAGGAGGATCGGGATGAACGCGGAACGCTGGCGGGAAGTCGCAGCGCCGTGGCTGACCGGCCTGGCACGTTTCCTGGATCGGCTGGGGATTCATCCCCATGTCCTCACGGTGCTGGGCTTTCTGTTCAGCCTGGGGGCAGGGCTGCTGACCGGGCTGGACCTTCGAGGAGGGGCGGCGCTGTTGTGGGTCCTGGGCGGGTTGTGCGATGCGCTGGACGGCGCGCTGGCCCGTCTTTCCGGAAAGGCCTCGCCGTCCGGGGCTTTCCTGGATTCCACCCTCGATCGTTACAGCGATGCGGCGATCCTCCTGGGCCTGGGGGCGGCATGGCAGCGGGCCGGCGTCGCCTGGGGAGGATGGATCGCTGGCGTGGCCCTGCTGGGCGCCCTGATGGTCAGCTACACCCGGGCGCGAGGAGAGGGCCTGGGGATCTCCCTCCGTGAGGGGCTTTTCACCCGATTGGAGCGCTTCCTCCTCATCCTGGTCGCGTTGCTCACCGGCTGGTATGGGCCGCTGCTGATCCTGTTCGCGATCCTCGCTCATCTCACGGCGCTTCAGCGCACCTGGCAGGCGCTACGGGCGCTGAGCCCCCTGGAGCCTCGTCAGCCATGATCTATGCGGAAGGGCTTCGTAAGGTCTTCGAAACAACCGTCGCGGTGGAGGAAGTCAACCTGGAGGTGCGGCCCGGCGAGATCGTCGCGCTGCTGGGCCCCAATGGGGCCGGGAAGACGACCACGGTCCGGATGCTCGCGGCGCTGCTGCGGCCCACCGCTGGCCGGGCCATCGTGGCCGGCTACGACACGATGGAATCCCCCCGGGAGGTCCGCCGCCGGGTGGGATGGCTGGGGGAGCTCCCGGGCCTCTATCTGCGGATGACCGGTGAGGAGTATTTGGCCTTCTTCGCCGATCTCTACGAGGTGCCGCGCCCGATTTTCCACCAGCGGCTGGAGGCCTGGCTGGATCGGCTGGGTCTTCGAGAGGCGCTGCGCCAGCGGATCGCCACGTATTCCAAGGGGATGCGGCAGAAGCTCGCCCTCCTGCGGGCTTTTCTCCATCAGCCCCCGGTGCTGCTGCTGGATGAGCCCACTTCGGCGATGGACCCGGAAAGCGCGCAGATCGCCCGGGAGATGATCCGCTCCTTTGCCGAGAGCGGCCACGCCGTCCTCCTGTGCACCCATAATCTCTACGAAGCCGAAGCTCTGGCGGACCGGATCGCGATCCTCCACCGGGGGCGGATCCGGGTGGAGGGAAGCCCTCAGGCCCTGCGGGAGCGTTTCATGGGACCGCCGGTCTATGAGCTCCGCCTGGCAGGACCGGTGGAGGAGGCATGGAGGGTGCTCCCCCCGGGCCTGCCCGTGGTGGCCCAGGGGCCGAACTGGATCCGTTATCGGGTTCAGGAGCCAGAAAGAGAGAACCCCCGGATTCTGGCTGCGGTGGTGGCCCGGGGGATCCCGGTGATCTCCCTGGCCGAAGTCCCTCGCCCTCTCGAGACGGTCTACCTGCAGATCTTGAGCGGGGGGCTCTCTGGGGACACCACCGCGTCATCAGCGGATGAGGGAGCCTGTGCGATCGGGAAGCATCGCCCATGTTCCGCAAGCGCCCCTTCCGCCCGCCTCCCCGCAGGGGCAATCCCCCACGAAGGAGAAGGACGGAGCGCTAAGGCCCGAACCGCCGGATGGGATCTCCAACGATGGATCCGGGGAACGTGGGGGGTTTTCCGGCGGGACGTGGTGGACATCCTGAGGGACTGGCGGCTGATGACCCCGCTGGCGCTTCTGCTGCTGATCTTCCCTTTGCTCTCCATGTTCTCCGCCGAGGCGGCCACCCGGTATGTGGCTCAGTTCGGCGCCCAGCTCATTGGCGAGCGGCTGTTGCCCTTTCTGGCTCTGGCGACCGGTTTCCTCCCGCTGACGGTCTGCCTGGTCATCCCCCTGGAGACCTTTGTGGGGGAGAAGGAGCGGCGGACCATGGAGCCGCTGCTGGCCGCTCCGCTAAGCGATCTGCAGCTCTACATCGGGAAGGGGTTGGCAGCCCTGGCGATCCCTACTGCCACCTCGCTCCTGGGGGTGACGATCTATCTCCTCATCTTGATCCTGCGGGGCGCCTGGGTTTTCGACCTTGCCACATGGCTGGCCCTCTATAGCATCCTGTTCCTGCA
The Thermoflexus sp. genome window above contains:
- a CDS encoding APC family permease, which produces MVAEQRIHREHVGLRREVTVWGSFTWGYADVGADVYVALGLVMAAAQGATPLAFLIAGIVYIMVGLAYTEMAAAYPVAGGGHYFTLRGLGDFWGLVAGAALMLDYTVDVALFAMASAGYINFFFPQFREFQTNLGPFHEVNLIWLGETLVLILLLALLNIKGIRESSLFNEVLGALDLVMESSIILIGFAFAWRPELFLHQWQTQFPSLHQLLYGVSIAVISYVGLESVSQAAQETIRPATVIPRTSLALIVIVLLFAMSFPTVSLGILPWQEIAAREGDPVARLAIQLPLVGFLAGPAAAVLAATIVLISANTGVMGASRLAYSMAELGLIGEGLSWVHPRFHTPVRSILFFSGVAAAEAVFAFLSGRRALETMANMYAFGAMLAYFLSTIALLALRVKEPHVPRPYRVPLNIRWGEAEIPVLGILGVIGTGLMVLVVLWTHDIARVAGPAWVALWVLYYAWYRRRTGKPVWGNLDRDWDAQQLRILEETGEWDLLERFRIELERRRRSQQEA
- a CDS encoding CDP-alcohol phosphatidyltransferase family protein, which codes for MNAERWREVAAPWLTGLARFLDRLGIHPHVLTVLGFLFSLGAGLLTGLDLRGGAALLWVLGGLCDALDGALARLSGKASPSGAFLDSTLDRYSDAAILLGLGAAWQRAGVAWGGWIAGVALLGALMVSYTRARGEGLGISLREGLFTRLERFLLILVALLTGWYGPLLILFAILAHLTALQRTWQALRALSPLEPRQP
- a CDS encoding helix-turn-helix transcriptional regulator — translated: MSDTRTRILQILREKGEATAIELATQLDLRAVTIRHHLRALRADGLIREVRTLRNGRGRPRIVFTLTEAANRLFPRNYEGLVRHLLPLTMSPDKIRQVACRMSQEAHLHGRIGRDRLSAAIAFLNEKGYLARLEASGDRPIWVEIRNCPYLEVAREREELCALDAALMEELFGAPAERVSCIVHGDPACRYRIRSEAA
- a CDS encoding YifB family Mg chelatase-like AAA ATPase, translating into MLARLFSGALIGLNGELVTVEVDVSRGQPGFTIVGLPDAAVQEARERVRSAIRYAGLSFPLARIVVNLAPADLRKEGPIYDLPIALGVLIASEQLPFHALEDALVVGELGLDGTVRHVPGALVMAALARDRGARRLFVPAADAPEAALVPDLQIYPVTNLQDLIAHLLGQKPIPPQPPTPLDRWVDPPPAVDFAEIKGQEHAKRALEIAAAGNHNLLMVGPPGTGKTLLARALPGILPRLSLEEALEVTRIYSVADLLSPEAPLIRQRPFRAPHHTISHAGLVGGGRFPRPGEVSLAHRGVLFLDELPEFDLRALEVLRQPLEDKRVVISRAAGTLEFPAAFMLVAAMNPCPCGYYGDPLKPCTCSPSMVARYQKRLSGPLLDRIDIQIEVPRVEFEKLSDDRRGEPSAQIRERVERARAIQQARFHGTGILCNAEMGPGHIRAYCRMEPQAQALLKTAMQQLHLSARAYHRVLKVARTIADLEGSDLLRAHHLAEALQYRSRWPMGGSYP
- a CDS encoding carbon-nitrogen hydrolase family protein; the protein is MREITVAAVQMDVQLNAVEDNVARMAEWIARVASEQRVDLIVFPELVTTGYECGARFTEWAQRIPGPSTHRLAQRAREFGVHVVFGMAVRERVETILYNSAVVIGPDGETLGAYHKVHLKGEERLLFRGGYRFPVFETGFGMLGVLLGWDLLFPEAARVLALSGAELLAVPAAWEQPLREEWRILTRARALENTFFLVGANRVGKEVTYEFVGDSLIVGPRGQIFASLDEPTEGYVVARIDLEEVRRQREELQVLQARQPNSYRLLARPY
- the der gene encoding ribosome biogenesis GTPase Der yields the protein MATRKPMVALVGRPNVGKSSLFNRLIGQRLALVDERPGTTRDRLHGEVIWNGFAFTLVDTGGLEVLPPKAEAGLRPTQPLAEDSAAFIPQIRAQAEIAIAEADVLVLVVDVQAGLTAADEAVAEILRRTRKPVLVAANKADNETLRGAAVEFYRLGLGEVYPISALHGTGIGELLDAIVAALPGLAEVEEEEGIRIAIVGRPNVGKSSLLNAILGEERVIVSPIPGTTRDAIDTPIEWEGKRIILIDTAGIRRRGQIQPGIERYSVLRALRAIQRSDVVFLVLDAKEGVTHQDAVIGGIAVDEARSVILVVNKWDLMLDEQGRPRVKPEDFIQHIRQTLKFLDYAPIRFVSAKTGYGVPGLLPLALQVYQERHMRLSTSELNRLIREALEEQPPPSRKGRPLKIYYVTQARTDPPTIVFFVNDADLVHFSYERYLENRIRARYPFTGTPLRLVFRGHERES
- a CDS encoding 5-formyltetrahydrofolate cyclo-ligase; this translates as MPPSPSSESISAIKRALRARWLAERMALPPEVVAAVSEAIRRYIEAWPPFHTARTVLAYMAFRNEIDLTPLLESHPEKRWALPRIAAPGELALHLYHPGALQRHPYGMLEPAPECPMVDPEEIEVAFIPGVAFDRHGFRLGYGGGYFDRLLPHLKGRTVGVTYARFLIDALPHTPEDGRVQWILTEAGWLQAQAPE